A genomic segment from Candidatus Brocadia sinica JPN1 encodes:
- the amrA gene encoding AmmeMemoRadiSam system protein A — translation MLFTKSSEVKSGLHIPLPQEKTSISQQSLLTSEEKVLLLSLARNTLETYTKTGTSQKLDHVTDKLPLRLKEKYGVFVTLKKSGELRGCIGHILPRTSLFQGVIENTINSSSNDRRFPPVDAKEVSDITIEISVLSPLEKIHDPVEFMVGKDGIIIRKGPASAVFLPQVAVEQGWGRAETLCHLCQKAGLSRDAWKEDGMEFYIFTADVFHEGDRT, via the coding sequence ATTTTATTCACAAAGTCTTCGGAAGTCAAATCAGGGTTACATATTCCGCTTCCGCAGGAAAAAACGTCCATCAGCCAACAATCCCTTTTAACCAGCGAAGAAAAGGTGCTCTTACTATCTCTGGCCCGGAATACCCTGGAGACCTACACAAAAACAGGTACTTCTCAAAAACTTGACCATGTAACCGACAAATTACCCCTGAGATTAAAAGAAAAATACGGGGTTTTCGTAACATTAAAAAAATCCGGCGAACTGCGTGGTTGTATTGGGCACATACTCCCCAGGACATCTCTCTTTCAGGGCGTTATTGAAAACACAATTAACTCATCTTCGAATGACAGGAGATTTCCCCCTGTCGACGCCAAGGAAGTCTCTGATATAACTATAGAGATTTCAGTTTTGAGCCCCCTGGAAAAGATACATGATCCGGTTGAATTCATGGTTGGCAAAGATGGAATTATTATTCGAAAAGGACCTGCCAGCGCCGTATTTCTTCCACAGGTTGCCGTAGAACAAGGATGGGGGAGGGCTGAAACATTGTGCCACCTTTGTCAAAAAGCAGGGTTATCACGCGATGCTTGGAAAGAGGATGGTATGGAATTTTATATTTTTACCGCAGACGTATTTCATGAAGGGGACAGAACCTGA
- the rpsF gene encoding 30S ribosomal protein S6, with translation MYEGLFLIDNAHANMEWDTVVKHIHDILQKNGAEILKTEKWGEKKLAYKVSGHKRGTYLLIHFNAKNTAIALIKRDFQLSDYIVRSLIVKDDKIEELSQIGVIETVVTAEKDASKMPESAGADVSEKNDVSVNIADKG, from the coding sequence ATGTATGAAGGATTGTTTTTAATCGATAATGCACATGCCAATATGGAATGGGATACTGTAGTCAAACATATCCATGATATTCTGCAAAAGAACGGTGCGGAGATCCTGAAAACTGAAAAATGGGGTGAAAAAAAGTTGGCATACAAGGTCAGTGGGCATAAGCGTGGAACATACCTGCTGATCCATTTTAATGCAAAAAATACAGCTATAGCACTGATCAAAAGAGATTTTCAGCTTTCTGATTATATTGTTCGTTCCCTTATTGTAAAAGATGATAAGATTGAAGAGTTGTCTCAAATAGGTGTAATCGAAACAGTAGTAACAGCGGAAAAGGATGCCAGCAAAATGCCTGAAAGTGCAGGTGCTGATGTATCGGAAAAGAATGATGTGTCTGTAAATATTGCAGATAAAGGATAG
- a CDS encoding 50S ribosomal protein L25 — translation MAIFDLKAEKRTTKGSKGVKKLRMVGEIPAMLYGHKQDNVMLCLKEDEFTRILHTGTRMIRLTYDKKKESALIKEVQYDNLTDRVLHVDFSRIDLDEKVKLRVPIELAGESVGVKEGGVLTHVMKDIEIECLPTAIPEKIKVNISELGLGKAIHVKELSAMEGIQYTSDAEAVVVSIHQVVERKALPEEELLAEPEVIAKKPKEGEEAEPEKKV, via the coding sequence ATGGCGATTTTCGATTTAAAAGCGGAAAAAAGAACAACGAAGGGAAGTAAAGGAGTTAAAAAACTAAGAATGGTTGGAGAAATTCCAGCTATGTTATATGGTCATAAACAAGATAATGTAATGCTTTGTCTGAAGGAAGATGAATTTACGCGTATATTGCACACCGGAACAAGGATGATCCGTTTAACATATGACAAGAAGAAGGAATCGGCACTTATAAAAGAGGTGCAATATGATAATCTTACAGACCGTGTACTTCATGTGGATTTTTCGCGTATCGATCTGGATGAAAAGGTAAAGCTGCGAGTGCCAATTGAGCTGGCTGGGGAATCGGTTGGCGTGAAAGAAGGTGGCGTATTGACCCATGTCATGAAGGATATAGAAATAGAATGTCTTCCAACTGCAATACCAGAAAAGATAAAAGTAAATATATCAGAATTAGGTTTAGGCAAGGCTATCCATGTTAAAGAATTATCTGCGATGGAGGGTATACAGTATACGTCGGATGCTGAGGCAGTTGTTGTATCTATTCATCAGGTTGTGGAGAGAAAAGCCCTGCCTGAAGAGGAACTGCTGGCAGAGCCTGAAGTTATCGCCAAGAAACCGAAAGAGGGAGAAGAAGCAGAGCCGGAGAAAAAGGTTTAG
- a CDS encoding alginate export family protein, which produces MKHRLWKTCIGGFTAAVFCVVTGAQSFGADAKSLEDMEKELNALRASVSALTEQIETVKQEKTVAAVSSDTKEDVEALKNEVSTLKEEMKTAAQAEQAIKAEDIAGNVYSEFAKKVKLGGQIRTRAEYANGFYQVPTSNATLGGATGIVGRGKSTDDDYVMNQTRLWADADVNEHLRVFIQLQDARVFGAEGTTVGFANPGVENSIFDLHQGYFDIKQLFDLPLTVRVGRQEIIWGDHRVIGNFVWSNVGRVFDGGRIMWDTDAIHAETFAVKVDEDGLFATDGDDSSDETAYAAQLAFKKLVPGALLELMYIHKNDQDSLANVATGSGYAVPGDGPVEIHDIGARIDGKVPNLEAIDYTLESHGQFGDYGDQNQKAWAFAGRVGYTFKDLAWTPRFGFEYDYASGDDDQDDNDHETFDNLYPTNHWQGNYGFIDLLSWQNMHDFRWNVKVVPTNKLTVQVDYHYYLLAQEEDGWYLANGTLAVPRPGVGYDDDSDDLAQEVDLTVSYQLYKNIGILAGYSFFKAEDWIKDNIDDIDTSWGYLQTTVTF; this is translated from the coding sequence ATGAAACATAGATTGTGGAAGACATGTATTGGTGGGTTTACTGCTGCCGTCTTCTGCGTTGTGACCGGCGCCCAGTCATTTGGGGCAGATGCCAAGTCGTTAGAGGACATGGAAAAAGAATTGAACGCGCTAAGGGCTTCTGTTTCGGCTTTAACAGAGCAGATCGAGACTGTCAAGCAGGAAAAAACGGTAGCTGCAGTATCTTCTGACACGAAGGAGGATGTTGAAGCATTAAAAAACGAGGTTAGCACGTTAAAAGAAGAGATGAAGACTGCCGCACAAGCAGAGCAGGCAATAAAGGCAGAAGACATCGCGGGTAATGTATATTCTGAATTTGCCAAGAAGGTGAAGTTGGGTGGGCAGATTAGAACGAGGGCAGAATATGCCAATGGTTTTTATCAGGTTCCAACAAGCAATGCAACCTTGGGTGGCGCAACGGGCATAGTTGGACGCGGGAAATCAACCGATGATGATTATGTGATGAATCAGACAAGGCTCTGGGCTGACGCCGATGTGAATGAGCACTTGAGGGTATTTATCCAGCTTCAGGATGCAAGGGTGTTTGGCGCCGAAGGAACCACCGTTGGGTTTGCCAATCCTGGGGTAGAAAACAGTATTTTCGATCTTCATCAAGGTTATTTTGATATAAAGCAACTTTTTGATCTTCCGCTGACTGTGAGAGTTGGTCGCCAAGAAATTATTTGGGGTGACCACAGGGTTATTGGTAATTTTGTATGGTCAAATGTAGGCCGTGTATTCGACGGTGGCAGGATTATGTGGGATACCGATGCCATTCACGCTGAAACGTTTGCGGTAAAGGTGGATGAAGATGGACTTTTTGCCACAGACGGAGATGATAGCTCAGATGAAACTGCATATGCTGCCCAGTTGGCATTTAAAAAGCTAGTTCCTGGTGCATTGTTAGAATTGATGTACATCCATAAAAACGATCAGGATTCGTTAGCGAACGTTGCGACGGGAAGCGGTTATGCAGTGCCTGGCGACGGTCCCGTAGAAATCCATGACATCGGTGCAAGAATTGACGGAAAGGTTCCTAATCTTGAGGCTATAGATTATACGTTGGAATCACATGGTCAGTTTGGCGATTATGGCGATCAGAATCAAAAGGCATGGGCGTTTGCTGGTAGAGTCGGGTACACGTTTAAAGATTTGGCGTGGACGCCGCGTTTTGGTTTTGAATATGATTACGCGTCCGGTGATGATGATCAGGATGACAACGATCATGAAACCTTTGATAATCTTTATCCAACAAATCACTGGCAGGGTAACTATGGGTTTATTGATCTGCTTTCCTGGCAGAACATGCATGATTTCAGATGGAATGTTAAGGTGGTACCGACAAATAAGTTAACCGTGCAGGTAGACTACCACTATTATTTGCTTGCCCAAGAGGAAGACGGGTGGTATCTTGCTAATGGAACCTTAGCTGTCCCCAGACCTGGCGTAGGCTATGATGATGATAGCGATGATTTAGCTCAAGAAGTTGATCTGACCGTAAGTTATCAATTGTATAAAAATATTGGTATCCTTGCCGGCTATTCTTTCTTCAAGGCTGAGGACTGGATTAAGGATAACATAGATGACATTGATACGAGCTGGGGATACTTGCAGACTACAGTCACATTTTGA
- the ilvD gene encoding dihydroxy-acid dehydratase: MRSDKITKGLERVPARALLYATGLSREDLGKPFIGIASSFTDLIPGHVHMRPLERAIEKGIHAGGGVSFIFGVPGICDGIAMGHAGMRYSLASRDLIADIIECVVSAHCLDGLVMLTNCDKITPGMLMGAARLDIPGIVVTAGPMISGRYGKQKLSLVKDTFEAVGRRRKGEISDEELSCLEMDACPGPGSCQGLYTANTMACVSEALGMSLPRCAASLAVSSEKERIAYKSGQQVVELVRKGITARKVMTREAFENAIMVDMALGGSTNSCLHIPAIAKEAGVEVDLKLCDSISARTPHITSLQPGGEYLLEDLYYAGGIPAVMKRLCDGLNDCATVSGLSVKEIAEAAEVYDEDVIRTKEDAYHKEGGIAVLYGSLSPDGAVVKQTAVSEKMMKFKGVAKVFDSEETAMAAIMGSQINSGMVVVIRYEGPRGGPGMREMLSPTAALVGMGLGESVALITDGRFSGGTQGPCIGHVSPEAMVGGPLALVEDGDEIIIDIPGRRMDLNVPEKVLVKRKAKWVPPRPKVMQGLLARYAKCVTSADKGAVLTVE; encoded by the coding sequence TTGCGAAGTGACAAAATTACTAAGGGGCTTGAACGCGTTCCGGCTCGAGCACTTTTGTATGCAACGGGTTTAAGCAGAGAAGATTTGGGTAAGCCGTTCATTGGAATTGCTAGCAGTTTTACAGATCTTATTCCTGGCCATGTGCACATGCGACCGCTTGAAAGGGCAATCGAAAAAGGAATCCATGCGGGTGGCGGCGTTAGCTTTATTTTTGGTGTTCCAGGTATTTGTGATGGGATTGCGATGGGTCATGCTGGTATGCGTTATTCCCTTGCATCAAGAGATCTTATTGCCGATATCATTGAGTGCGTAGTGAGTGCCCACTGTTTGGATGGGTTGGTAATGCTGACTAATTGTGACAAGATTACTCCGGGTATGTTGATGGGGGCTGCCAGGCTGGATATCCCTGGGATAGTTGTGACTGCTGGTCCGATGATTTCTGGGCGCTATGGTAAACAGAAGTTGTCGTTAGTGAAAGATACCTTTGAGGCGGTTGGAAGAAGGCGCAAAGGAGAGATTAGTGATGAAGAACTGTCTTGCCTGGAGATGGATGCTTGTCCCGGGCCTGGCTCATGTCAGGGTCTCTACACCGCTAATACTATGGCCTGTGTATCTGAGGCATTGGGGATGTCGTTACCAAGATGTGCCGCGTCTCTGGCAGTTTCTTCAGAAAAAGAACGGATTGCTTATAAGAGCGGACAGCAGGTGGTTGAATTGGTTAGAAAAGGCATTACTGCCAGGAAGGTTATGACTCGGGAAGCGTTTGAGAATGCCATAATGGTTGACATGGCACTCGGTGGTTCTACCAATTCCTGTTTACATATACCGGCAATTGCTAAAGAGGCAGGGGTGGAGGTCGATTTAAAGTTGTGTGATTCCATCAGTGCGAGGACTCCTCACATAACAAGCTTGCAGCCAGGGGGAGAATATTTATTAGAGGACCTGTATTATGCAGGGGGTATTCCTGCGGTCATGAAACGTTTGTGTGACGGCTTGAATGACTGTGCTACGGTTAGTGGTTTAAGTGTAAAAGAAATTGCAGAGGCAGCAGAAGTTTATGATGAGGATGTTATCAGAACAAAAGAAGATGCGTATCATAAGGAAGGTGGAATTGCTGTCTTGTATGGAAGTTTATCACCTGATGGCGCCGTGGTTAAGCAGACCGCCGTATCCGAGAAGATGATGAAGTTTAAGGGTGTGGCGAAGGTATTCGATAGCGAAGAAACTGCAATGGCGGCCATTATGGGTTCACAGATCAATAGTGGTATGGTTGTGGTGATACGTTATGAAGGGCCGCGCGGGGGGCCGGGAATGAGAGAGATGTTGTCTCCTACCGCTGCACTTGTTGGTATGGGTTTGGGAGAATCTGTGGCGTTGATTACGGATGGGCGTTTTTCGGGCGGTACACAGGGACCGTGTATCGGACATGTATCCCCAGAAGCTATGGTTGGTGGCCCTCTCGCATTGGTAGAAGATGGAGACGAAATAATTATAGACATTCCCGGGCGAAGAATGGATCTGAATGTTCCGGAAAAAGTGCTCGTAAAACGTAAGGCAAAATGGGTACCGCCCAGGCCGAAGGTGATGCAGGGGTTGTTGGCGAGATATGCAAAATGTGTAACCTCTGCTGACAAAGGAGCGGTATTGACGGTAGAATAA
- the pth gene encoding aminoacyl-tRNA hydrolase yields the protein MKIIVGLGNPGEKYLKTRHNFGFMIIDRLAQQLEMVCNQKKFQSFFCKKTVEQEEVVLLKPQTFMNLSGSAVREAVDMYKCALQNLMVVCDDLDLPLGKIRIRRNGGCGGHRGLESIAAGLGTTGFSRLKVGIGRPAVGDPGNYVLSVFSWKEEVIALEITEKACLALKSWIFEGIEACMNKFN from the coding sequence ATGAAAATTATTGTTGGACTGGGCAATCCTGGAGAAAAGTATTTAAAGACGAGGCATAATTTTGGCTTTATGATAATTGACCGACTAGCGCAGCAGCTTGAAATGGTGTGTAATCAGAAAAAATTTCAGTCTTTCTTTTGTAAGAAGACTGTGGAACAGGAAGAGGTTGTACTTTTAAAGCCGCAAACATTTATGAACCTGAGCGGGAGTGCTGTGAGGGAAGCAGTGGATATGTATAAATGTGCATTACAAAACCTCATGGTTGTATGTGATGATTTAGATTTACCTTTGGGAAAAATACGCATCAGGCGCAACGGTGGTTGCGGAGGGCATCGGGGTTTGGAATCCATCGCTGCTGGTTTGGGAACCACAGGTTTTTCCCGATTGAAGGTTGGGATAGGACGCCCTGCCGTGGGAGATCCAGGCAACTATGTGCTTTCCGTGTTTTCATGGAAAGAGGAAGTAATAGCGTTGGAAATCACCGAAAAGGCTTGTCTTGCCCTGAAATCTTGGATTTTTGAAGGGATCGAGGCGTGTATGAACAAATTTAATTAA
- a CDS encoding YqaA family protein has translation MNHTEQVGLSLAKKAGLHRRLYDWTLHWAHTPYGSIALFALAFCESSFFPIPPDVLLMALAFSIPRKSFKYAAICSVGSISGGCFGYFIGYQFFEYVGLPILNFYGIMDKFNFVKEKYNANAFAAVSVAGFTPIPYKLFTIAAGVCKINLWTFIIASTVSRSGRFFIVAGLVYLFGPKIKEFIDKYFNIISIVFVVLLIAGFFVVKLFK, from the coding sequence ATGAATCATACCGAGCAAGTTGGATTATCCCTTGCCAAAAAAGCCGGGCTACACCGAAGGCTTTACGACTGGACGTTGCACTGGGCCCATACCCCCTATGGATCGATCGCCCTTTTTGCATTGGCTTTTTGCGAATCCTCTTTTTTTCCGATACCACCAGATGTGCTCTTGATGGCACTCGCATTCTCGATTCCCAGAAAATCTTTCAAATACGCAGCAATTTGTTCGGTTGGCTCTATCTCAGGCGGTTGTTTTGGTTATTTTATCGGATACCAATTCTTTGAATATGTAGGATTACCAATACTTAATTTTTATGGCATTATGGACAAATTTAACTTTGTCAAAGAGAAATATAACGCCAACGCATTTGCCGCTGTATCTGTCGCTGGATTCACACCTATTCCCTACAAACTCTTTACCATTGCAGCAGGAGTATGCAAGATCAATCTGTGGACATTCATCATAGCCTCGACAGTCAGTCGGTCGGGAAGGTTTTTCATTGTGGCCGGACTTGTTTATCTTTTTGGACCGAAAATTAAGGAATTCATAGATAAGTACTTTAACATCATATCTATTGTATTTGTAGTATTACTGATTGCGGGCTTCTTTGTCGTCAAATTATTCAAATAA
- the trpE gene encoding anthranilate synthase component I encodes MGNRYYPTFEEFKRLSEKGNVVPVYRQLFADTLTPVSAFQKISDTEYAFLLESAAGGEKISRYSFLGTNPFLEFTCFGPRVEIKRGSKGEVVLYANDPLSVLHKEMKSYTPVQVEGLPDFFCCGVGYVGYDTIRYYESLPNMPKNDLLLPDIQIMFYDSVIIFDQLTKTIKVVCTAKIGDGSLENVYAQTINKIDRIIEKVRTPVMSLSDDIATEKEVSISFSSNFEKPDFLRAVERCKEYIRAGDVFQVVVSQRFKTQTHADPFNIYRVLRVINPSPYMFYLKMNNLKLVGSSPEVMVKVDGRKIIVRPIAGTRRRGKDATEDTYFAQELIADPKERAEHIMLLDLGRNDVGRVSRYGSVHIDEKMVIEKYSHVMHITSSVCGELEEGKSAFDSLKACLPAGTLSGAPKIRAMQIIDEIEPTKRGPYGGAVGYFDFFGNINTCITIRTILLKGNDAYIQAGAGIVADSVPEREYEETLNKAKGLLKAIEIAEKIT; translated from the coding sequence ATGGGAAATCGATATTATCCAACCTTTGAAGAATTTAAACGATTGTCTGAGAAAGGCAATGTTGTGCCCGTCTACAGACAATTGTTTGCAGATACCCTTACTCCGGTCTCTGCATTTCAAAAGATTTCAGATACTGAATATGCCTTTTTGCTTGAAAGCGCAGCAGGTGGAGAAAAGATTTCCAGATATTCTTTCCTTGGTACAAATCCGTTTTTAGAATTTACCTGTTTTGGCCCTCGGGTTGAAATAAAACGGGGAAGCAAGGGTGAAGTAGTGCTGTACGCAAACGACCCTCTGTCGGTTCTACATAAGGAAATGAAGTCGTATACCCCCGTGCAGGTGGAAGGATTGCCTGATTTTTTCTGTTGCGGGGTAGGATATGTTGGATACGATACGATACGGTATTATGAGTCATTACCTAATATGCCGAAGAACGATTTGTTGCTTCCAGACATTCAGATTATGTTTTATGACTCAGTAATCATATTCGATCAATTGACAAAAACCATTAAGGTCGTTTGTACTGCAAAAATTGGTGATGGTTCTCTGGAAAACGTGTACGCCCAAACAATCAATAAAATTGACCGCATCATTGAAAAAGTACGAACACCGGTGATGTCATTAAGCGATGATATCGCAACAGAAAAGGAAGTTAGTATTTCGTTTTCTTCAAATTTTGAAAAACCAGATTTTCTCAGGGCGGTAGAACGATGCAAGGAATATATTCGTGCGGGTGATGTTTTTCAGGTTGTTGTCTCACAACGATTTAAGACACAGACACATGCTGACCCATTTAATATTTACCGCGTTTTGCGTGTGATCAACCCTTCTCCATATATGTTTTATCTGAAAATGAATAACCTGAAGCTTGTGGGGTCATCTCCAGAAGTTATGGTGAAGGTCGATGGACGGAAAATTATCGTAAGGCCTATTGCTGGCACAAGGAGAAGGGGAAAGGATGCTACAGAAGATACGTATTTTGCCCAAGAGTTGATTGCCGATCCCAAGGAGCGGGCAGAGCATATTATGCTTTTGGATCTGGGGAGAAATGACGTGGGAAGGGTGTCGCGTTATGGCAGCGTGCATATTGATGAAAAGATGGTGATTGAAAAATATTCACACGTGATGCACATAACATCCAGTGTGTGTGGAGAACTGGAGGAAGGGAAAAGCGCATTTGATTCTTTGAAGGCATGTCTGCCTGCAGGTACCCTTTCTGGGGCGCCTAAAATAAGGGCTATGCAGATTATTGATGAAATTGAGCCAACAAAGCGTGGGCCGTACGGGGGGGCAGTAGGATATTTTGATTTTTTTGGTAACATAAATACCTGCATAACGATACGAACGATTCTGTTAAAGGGTAACGACGCATATATTCAGGCAGGGGCTGGAATTGTGGCAGATTCAGTACCTGAGCGGGAATATGAAGAGACCTTAAATAAGGCAAAAGGATTGTTGAAGGCGATAGAAATTGCCGAAAAAATAACATGA
- the amrA gene encoding AmmeMemoRadiSam system protein A, whose translation MDEQTKKIILDIARKSIEAAVKQKPRPTFSTDHANLQGRQGVFVTLKTCGQLRGCIGRFVSDMPLYQSVSEMAISSATEDPRFEFNRIKPSELNHLEIEISVLSPLKLIDNPLDFELGKQGVFIKKGLHVGCFLPQVATETGWSKEEFLSHCCASKAGLPANAWKQKDVEIYTFTTEIIEEKK comes from the coding sequence TTGGATGAACAAACCAAAAAAATTATTTTAGACATCGCCCGAAAGAGCATTGAGGCTGCCGTAAAACAAAAACCTAGGCCGACCTTTTCCACTGATCATGCAAACCTTCAGGGAAGACAGGGTGTTTTTGTCACCCTGAAAACTTGCGGACAACTCCGCGGTTGTATTGGTCGTTTCGTATCTGATATGCCTCTTTATCAATCTGTTTCTGAAATGGCAATTTCTTCGGCAACAGAGGATCCTCGATTCGAATTCAACCGGATCAAACCATCGGAGTTAAACCACCTGGAAATAGAGATCTCTGTTTTATCCCCACTAAAGTTAATTGACAACCCACTCGATTTTGAACTTGGAAAACAGGGTGTATTTATTAAAAAAGGCTTACACGTAGGATGCTTCTTGCCTCAGGTAGCAACAGAAACAGGCTGGAGTAAAGAAGAATTTCTGTCCCATTGCTGTGCAAGCAAAGCTGGTTTACCCGCCAACGCCTGGAAACAGAAAGATGTAGAGATTTATACCTTCACGACGGAAATAATCGAAGAAAAAAAATAA
- a CDS encoding ribose-phosphate diphosphokinase — protein MDKKRKLDEINHLKIFSGNANPALARRICDHLSIPVGNAYVGRFPDGEIDLKVNEDVRGADVFLVQPTCPPVNENLTELLVFIDCLKRASAARITAVLPYYGYARKDRKDEGRVPITAKLVANLITEAGADRVLTVDLHAAQIQGFFDIPVDHLLAFPVLSKYFERLKSEDLVVVTPDVGGIKLARNYSKKLEIKMAIVDKRRVGPEETEVGFVIGDVANKNVVMIDDLIATGGSIAQAANVLKEKGARDIYVGATHPVFCGAAVEKLSVAPIKEIVVTDTIPLNEKAKGLDSKIKVLSISGLLGDAIMRIHRHESVSSLFVY, from the coding sequence ATGGATAAAAAAAGAAAACTGGATGAAATAAACCATTTAAAGATTTTTTCAGGAAATGCAAATCCTGCTCTGGCAAGGAGAATTTGTGACCACCTGTCGATTCCAGTTGGAAATGCCTATGTTGGTCGTTTCCCCGATGGAGAAATTGACCTGAAAGTAAATGAAGATGTTCGTGGTGCTGATGTGTTTTTAGTACAACCGACATGTCCTCCTGTTAATGAGAATTTGACGGAACTGCTTGTATTTATAGATTGTCTCAAGAGGGCATCGGCTGCACGGATTACGGCCGTATTGCCGTATTATGGATACGCAAGAAAAGACAGAAAAGACGAGGGGCGCGTGCCCATAACGGCAAAATTGGTAGCGAATCTTATCACCGAAGCGGGTGCCGACCGTGTGCTTACCGTGGACTTGCACGCGGCTCAAATTCAGGGATTCTTTGATATTCCGGTTGACCACTTGCTGGCTTTTCCTGTACTTTCAAAATATTTTGAAAGGTTAAAATCAGAGGATCTGGTGGTGGTGACGCCCGATGTCGGAGGTATAAAACTGGCCAGAAATTATTCAAAGAAATTAGAGATCAAGATGGCGATTGTGGATAAGCGAAGGGTAGGGCCGGAAGAGACTGAAGTTGGATTTGTAATAGGTGATGTAGCCAATAAAAATGTTGTAATGATTGATGATTTGATAGCCACGGGGGGTTCAATTGCTCAGGCTGCAAACGTCCTGAAAGAAAAGGGTGCCAGGGATATTTATGTGGGTGCCACCCACCCTGTGTTTTGTGGTGCCGCAGTGGAAAAATTATCGGTCGCACCGATTAAGGAAATTGTAGTAACAGATACGATACCCCTTAACGAAAAAGCGAAAGGATTAGATAGTAAAATAAAAGTATTATCTATTTCCGGGCTTTTAGGAGATGCGATTATGAGAATTCACCGTCACGAATCGGTGAGTTCTCTCTTTGTTTATTAA
- a CDS encoding NTP transferase domain-containing protein, which yields MGKTTAVILAAGKGTRMRSPIPKVLHEVCGTTLLGCVIEAVQEAGISQIVVVVGNKKDAVKDSLRGVPVKIVEQQEQLGTAHAVMAVRHFLSDMSGVVTVLNGDAPLVKPQTVKRLVAVHAETNADVALLTACLNRPQGYGRVCRDARGYINGIIEESEASADELKIREINVGMYVFRVPSLLEGLDAIAPHNKKGELYLTDIISIFYDKGKKIVGLEGIDTTEVLGINTQRELAEVNRIRHDEIVHFFMDKGVTIVDPASTFIENHVEIGEGTKVYPFTYICKNVVVGHRCRIGPFAYLKSGIRIENDTDVCNMLEKSRAFFCER from the coding sequence ATGGGAAAAACCACAGCGGTTATTCTTGCGGCAGGAAAGGGAACGCGTATGCGATCCCCGATTCCCAAGGTGCTGCACGAAGTGTGTGGAACGACCCTTTTGGGATGTGTTATTGAGGCTGTACAAGAGGCAGGGATTTCGCAGATAGTTGTAGTCGTAGGAAACAAAAAGGACGCAGTAAAAGATAGCCTTCGAGGGGTGCCGGTTAAAATTGTAGAACAGCAGGAGCAATTGGGAACGGCGCATGCCGTAATGGCTGTAAGGCATTTTCTTTCCGATATGAGCGGTGTTGTTACGGTGTTAAATGGGGATGCTCCTCTTGTAAAGCCACAGACAGTGAAAAGGTTGGTTGCTGTGCATGCTGAGACTAATGCAGATGTGGCGTTGTTGACCGCCTGTTTGAATAGACCGCAAGGATATGGTCGGGTGTGTAGGGATGCTCGTGGATATATAAATGGAATTATCGAAGAGAGTGAGGCAAGTGCAGACGAATTAAAGATTAGAGAAATCAATGTCGGTATGTATGTATTCAGAGTACCTTCCCTTTTGGAAGGTCTGGATGCTATTGCGCCCCATAATAAAAAAGGCGAGTTATATTTGACTGATATTATCTCGATCTTTTACGATAAAGGGAAGAAGATTGTGGGGCTTGAAGGTATAGATACTACTGAGGTCTTGGGAATAAATACCCAGCGGGAGTTAGCTGAGGTAAATCGAATAAGACATGATGAAATAGTGCATTTTTTTATGGATAAAGGCGTGACCATTGTAGACCCCGCAAGTACGTTTATTGAAAACCATGTCGAAATTGGGGAGGGAACGAAGGTGTATCCCTTTACCTATATTTGCAAAAACGTGGTCGTTGGTCATCGGTGTCGTATTGGGCCTTTTGCATATTTAAAGTCTGGTATAAGGATAGAAAATGATACAGATGTCTGTAATATGCTGGAGAAAAGTAGGGCTTTTTTCTGTGAGAGATAG